From the Cydia amplana chromosome 8, ilCydAmpl1.1, whole genome shotgun sequence genome, the window AACCCGACGGTTGACTGGTAGCTAATGCTATGAGGCATTTATTCCGCCATGTCATTGAGTTAACTGACAGTTGTGAACTTGTATTCACTGAGAATACCGCGTTATCGTACATATCAAATATTTTGTATGgattatagttatttttatttacatggcTCCATACCTTCTCAATCGTATcgctaataatattattattgttcattacgcttaaaccactgacccgatttaaatgaaatttggtatggaaagGGTTTGAGCCGATGGACAGGATATTTTTATCACGAAATTAACATTCTACGTAAACGATAACGCGGATAGAGGCAATTTTTTACGCAACTACGTTACATAAATACGTctgaataaagttttttttaagatactgTTATCAATTTACTAAAGTCTccgtcaatagaacttgctaactatgtaaaaaaaaacaattcagagacaatttaaatatggcggtttgtttacatagttagcaagttctattgacggagactttatgtatttataattccGTATACCAGTATATTGGcgcccaattttttttttaactctatTGATACCAACCTGCACTTGCATGTGGTTGGGCTGATGTACGAGATGCCGGCCGGCGGGCGCGTACACCACGGCGGTACTCACGGACGGGTGCACCGCCTCGCTCAGACCAATCACAACTTGCTGGCCCTGGTAACACACGTTCAAACAatcaaataattataatcatattataaaaatagcaATCATGTATTataccatggtctaataaaacatggtcttctcttcccagagtgtcacttacCTACGTCACAgaaacattgccactttatttcaacataacatgttacatgggtacattatatctatggttaataagttaaaatatttctttataattttataattttcatttatatgtattttatcttaaattttacaataacacgtcatttttaattattcgttagcaatatcttccgattcacgaaagaaattttagacgttcgggtaattctgtttacactactggcaacacaggatagcgctgtcacatttgacaatccgccattttgtccctgaccgtcatccttgtcgaacgcgtgttaattgttatttccttctcgctcagtgtcagcagtcgcagtgttttccaaacttttcacgtcgtaagcttggtaattaatgttttgttacgaaaatggttggctgctctattcggaactgtaagaataggagtgaaaagtgcagtatagatttgttttattttactatgtttctacatgaataacttaaaattaatgccgttaaaataattttcaccgttggttaaaattctcccacattttaaagtttgagaacctgtaaacagcatgatgacgtagtcaagtgacagttaggtcattcgcgaatctcggaagagagtaccaggcggagtatattattataccatgtatTATACGTACAGCCTCTAGCCGCCCACAAATCTAAACATGCTTTTTTCTGAAAAACTCCCAGACAGGCGCGGcccgccttaaggagcgcttgtgcggtgcactcccatatatattcaaaatgaaattatggtacctatttaatatattactatttaagatcgatcgtaaaaaactcaataccaattaaataataacctttattcattataagtttatagacagctcaccactacctacccggcgtactcctataatttcatagaaatcaaaggtaacgcgcgaagcggagcgctttggattgcgctcctatggaaaaagatttagtacattcgatcaataggaaattcaataagagcgaaagagaagtttcacCATAGCTCCGCACgtgaaacaaaatattttctatgagggaagaggcaaaatcggtgcggcgctccgagcccggttgatctgcgcgcgcatcccgcgcgccatgttgatattgttgtcacttgtttctaaacagaccttagtcaattttaaagtatgtgcgggaatgcaatttggcttatttttcattctaaataatgaaacaagagtttaaacagttaaagcacataatttgtttgttgtgaggtgtttaaaaatgaatgaatttaacatgagaatgtgaaaaagtttacaaaatagactcgagttaaattatggacgaccttgaactttcgtagcaatgttagtcaaaaacaaaaacctatttacctaattacctatatgttttgtgtttggcgcggACGCGGGTGCGGGCGACggctgtgcggtgagtttgtttggaccgaaacaggtgtgttaacaatttagcacatatttccataaaatttaaataaaaacattatatccatttgtaaaatgagctgcagttggcgtctatcggtcgtcaagatattcgtaataccgaaaatctatgagagagttcaatgaccgggtggacggaaaccgacatctaggtactttgcgacggttaattgaatgtgtaggtttagtttttgttttttattgtgagtgaacacccataatacatagctaccagccgcctcTGCTCCCAGATATAGATAACTCACCTCACTCACAGAAAaagtaagggcaaaccgcctagcGTGGTGCGggcatgtgatgcggagggatgaaagtcatatgacgagaaaggtattacgaatgaatgtggagagaAGTacggtggatggactgtgtgaaagatgatatgaaacgaacgcaagtgaatgatgagatgacgggtgacagagaggtatggaagagaaagacatgctgcgccgaccccaagtgaatgggacaagggTGTTCGGTACTTTTGTATATGTACGCACAAATATACTTAATCCACTAGCATATTCCAAACGGGATTAGCCTAAAACGGAACGCTTTTCTAAAAGCGCGCAACACTGGAAGCTCGAGTGTTGCCATACTCTTCTCAACGATCTCAAAATCGAAACGCGCCGCATCTGCTCGCTCCCTCGGAAGCTTGAGCTTTTAAACCCAAAATCAAAACATATAAGTGTTCAGCACAAATAGAAGTCGTCTGTCGACGTCAGCCTATGAGATTTCTACATTTAGGAAGGAACTAAGACCAGGGGCCCCTGCAGAAGCTGCATACCACATCACAGGTGAGTCCCCACGGTCTATGCtagtgggttattcccactagttaccaccaagttgttaccagtggtaactactgggaatttttttcccaccttttaccactggtaactaattcccagtagttaccaccaactcggtttagtggtaactactgggaatttttattcccagtagttaccaccaaaactttgttagagttaaatactaataaaaacagtacctataaatagtatagtatagtataaatatcgagtgatttaaataaataattgttagtcgattagtgttttagtaaactgccttaaaagtgactaaaaatatagaaacagtttaaccggtactagtacaaaaactatgatatatgtaagaataaatttaataatccgtttagattatttttctagtcattttattaggtaattcagaATCACTCTGTATTTATACtcttactatttatactgtttttattagtatttaactataacataattttggtggtaactactgggaataaaaattcccagtagttaccactaaaccgagttggtggtagtagttaccagtggtaaaaggtgggaaaaaaattcccagtagttaccactggtaacaacttggtggtaactagtgggaataacccatgcTAGTCAATTACTCAACaaagggcaagagaatgatgataTAGATAACTTACCTGCGCCTCTTTCTTAGGCTCCGGATGCTGCTCTCTATTGTTCAGCATATCCAGGTACAGCTGTGGCTGCGGCGCGGCATACATGAGCCCCGCGTGGTGCGTGTGCGGCGTGTGTGGCGTGTGCGGCGTGTGCGCGTGGTGCGCGTACAGCAGCGGCGGCGGCCGCTCGCCTACAACTACGCCCGATGTCGGCATGGCATAGTAGGCGCCCGAGGTCACTGACCCAGAGTTGCCCCCGTACTGGGACGGCTCTGTAATTAAACGTTGTATGAGCCCTACTGTACAGTAATGTAGAACACCAGTGTCCTAAAGAGTTGGCCAAATCTGGCGAATGCAACATGAATGCGCGCTGTTCCAACCGTACAATGAAATTACAGATTCTTTCGCAAATGACGCGCTAGCGGCGCATACGCTAGATTAGAATGCACATTGCGATATTTGTCAATTTGGCAATGATTTCCGCCGCTTAAAAATACCTGTGATATCAGTACCTATTTTGTGTCAGAATATGACTTTTTTTGACACAAATTGAACTCACTTCATTTATAATTCGAACTTCATTTATAATTCGGCAAACAggtttaaatacatattatttaatttattgagcttaatttttttgtacttaATCAAGGTGAAGGGGATTGATAtctaaacttttttatttactacCAGAGCACTTTTTCCAAATTTAACagccatttaaaaaaatatgtctgcgTTTATAACCGCATAGCAGCGCGAATGACGGGAATTAGACTAgactaaaatattttatatataatcTATCTTCACGCCTTTATTTTGACTGCAATAAAAAGGAATTTCTAATATATTATCAGTTGGATGGAAAAGTTAAATGTCTAAGCGAAATTGTTAATGCTAAAAATCAGAATTTGACTTAAATAGTTAGTCTGTTATTTTTGTCAAATGAAGCGCAAgaaatttaagtatattttgatttactttttaaaagaaaGTACCATTCACATCAAGCTTTTACAGCACGAGACAACACAACAGTGACAAATAAAAAAGtgtataaaagaaataaaactaatgataattattataaaatcttaAGAAGACTGAAGAAACATGCTATTAGTTGCACGATTATGAAATATCTAATGTGGCTTAATATTGCTATTAGGTCGTATCTCACTTAGTTACATTTGCCTAAATGTATGTGTTGCATCTCTTTATAAACAAAAAAGATGTAGTTAAATTTGGGCAAACACAACATCAAAGTGAATTACAGATTTAGAAGTAATGTCCTTGAATAGATCCGACCGCCAAAGGATTTCAGTGAAATAAGAATTATATTGCCAAGTCATTAGAGTCAAATTGAAGAAGAGAACAAAAATGTGTAAAACAAAATGAACGGCTCATTAAAGAGTTGTCAAAATAATAAAGACGCCATAACCAGTTAAAATGGTGAAGGTTAACaaaatggggaaaaaatgaaatGTGGAAGGAAATAAAAATGAAACGGAGCAAGCGATGGCGACTACTTGTAAACTCACTGTTCCAAAGTACGGCGCGCATTTGCCGGCCCATGCGGCCGTCTTCTACTTCTGTAAAAGATTATCACACGAATATTGgcgtaaatttatgtttttgtattgagaactaaaataaaaccattttaatatatatagtgtctaaggaaaaaacatttttagaaTCACAGAGTTAACAGACTAAGGTAGGGTCACTTAACCTCCTGAGACTTAATGTACATTACAATGTAGATATTCGtgtaatctaatttgaacctttcatgaaccaaataaagtagcatttcttttgtttcattgctttttaaaacaaacgaaattcgttctaatttacttatagataaggttcaaattaaaaaatttatatggtgggtcttacgaggttaaGACAAAATTGTGACTTCATAACATGCTGATTTCGCACGCAGACATTGTGTCACTTGTAGGGTTTGAGCCATTCATCGCTCAGAATAGAGttatgaatgtgtgcgtgtcaCGCGTAAACACGAGGAAATCGGCGTGTTATTAAATTAACACatacagtgccgaaaacccgactatagggtatttgatGATTTCGTTCCTAGGCCGGTCGACCCGATAGttgggatcgtggtactacagctttatatgacgaaatttttgtgacctggcgcggatgtcttgtttggctgggtggcaatgaatgtgttaaatgtaAGACTATCTCGCCCTATCTTTCAACTCTGTGATTGAAGTTAGTGATACATTATTTCTGACTGTGCCATTCATATTTTTAGAGACACAAGTGATAGTTACTAGGATTTCATTATGGGGCTACTTATACTTTTACAGAGATATACAATGACATTTGCCTCAAAAAAGGATGGGCTAGTTTTTAATTGTCAAACCCAGATAATTTAGTATATTTAAAACCTTGGAAGCCTCTCTGACCTGTCTAATAGTGCAGTTTGCACTTATTTCGATCAAGACTAAAGATTCATTTAGACGACGCGCGAACTTGTATACGATTTTagatacattgcggaccattgaggttacatcaattcagtcgaccgatcaaatgacgcaatgagAGTTcttgcaccgtctaaatgagtcctAAAGATTCAAACAAGTTCAAATAATTAGAGCAACTCACTTAATTAACCGCTATTAGACCTTatctctttgcaataaggtttacaaatggtTAGTTGTCAACGGTACTTACTGTGATCGGAGTAGACCGGCTGGTGTTTCATGGGCGGTTGATGAAGGCGCTGGGAGTACAGCGCGTATGTGGGGGAGGGACTGCGGGCTCGCTTCGCTCCGGCTTGGATGGGCCCGCGGACTATAGTCTGCTGTTGGAAAAATGAAGtaaataatagggatgatgacacatgttgaattttataacaaaatctagtaaaatagatagcaaacgagcaatttatcacaataatgtggattttaaaataaaaaattgtaaaatgacaaaattacacgacgaaagtttcaaaatttaagtttttttttttaacctccaaaaacgataaaagtaagggtaccattcgattccttacatttcatccaaaaaaatattgtatagcaactatatacataaacgcaatatttcaccgacaaaaacgcaattttcttgttttgtccatactacaagatgggcgatgacgtcacggcctctggccgttttgtatagggcgtttcgcgagtgaagtgcgactgtcggactttgactacaatttctgacttttgtgttactttaatgcaatgggtcccatatagacatttgatcctaaaaacaaacccgatcgattgataccataaaaaaaattaggcaTGTAGCCTATTAGTATTCCATGTGTAACAAAAGCTAAATTAAAATGCCTAAAATGAAGTTCCCACGCCCCCCTTAAGGTTCGATGCAAGGAAACGGAGAACTATTAGGTAATCGTGTTCAAATTTCCCGAGGCCCCGCGCTCCCTTTAAAATGTGGTCGCGCCCCCCACTTTGAAAACCCCTGAACATATTCACTgacagcgcgagctacgcgctacaagcgtagccgataacacggttTTCCCGCTTTTAAGCGAAACTTACaccgcctagcgggtcgctggctgTGACTGTGTTAGAAAAACTAATAAAGGTAGCGAACTAGTGAATTCAAACTTATTTAAGAACCATTGCTGATGTATCTCAAAATCTTTTCTCTGGAGTTAATCAGgaatatttatttgtgttggtataataataaaaacctcTACAAACGCATATACAGGCACCATTCCATCTTAAATACAAGctttacaaattttattataaaaaaaaaccacttaACTGTAAGATCTTAGGAATTTAGAAggtaagaaaataaattataaaggtACCTTGTTCAGCATGTGAGAACTGAGAGGCGGGGGCCTGCCCTGTGATTGTATTTGTTCGCCTTGCCCCGTGGATGTCGACATTGGGAACATCGGAATCTGTATGTTGCCCATTGGCATCTTCATCGGTTGGTTTTCactgttaattaaataaattatgctaAAATAGCAGCAGgaaatcaaaaataaattatgttaaagTGGCAGCAGAGAAGAATATTATGAGgaacaataataatttaatgtgatGGTATGTACCCGAGTATTCAATGTTATCACTCAACAAACATAACACTATTATGTGAACAGAAAGCTTTTTATGAACTTCTTTTTGAAATACTGTAATTAAGTCATAAGGCTCATTATGATGGTGTGAGACCTTTTATGCGAATTTTCGGTAATTAAATCTATTGAATCAAATGAATATGAAGTAAACTGCATTGGTTCTCACACCGTCCAtttgttatatattttcattacaTGCACCAATACCATGATATTTCTGTTGCACAATGAAACAGTCATATTCTTTAGTCTTTTTATtctacagtcaaagaatttaattaacccatttcgtaccttgccaCAGTGacaaatatgaaagtcgctaaagacctcatactattgtcactgtgacaaggtacaaaatgggtcggaaatttaattctttgactgtaaCCATCTGTCTCTTTCTTTGACCCTTTAGTTGACAGTCAATCATTTctacatttatttgtgtaaattgcaacaaaataaaagtgattCCATACTCACTTGGACTCCTTCTGCTGTTGTCTCTTCCTAATCTCATCTTCATTAAGCACCTTCTTCAACTGCATGAATAACTGCTGCTTCTCTTTCTCCAGCTGTTTCAGTTTCTGCTCTAGCCCTTCAATCTGTTCCTTAGTTTCCTCTGAAATATGCTTTGTGTTTAATCTAGCTTCGCACAGACTATTAATGGTGAGTATCACCTCAAATATGGTCTGATGGCAGtttttgggattagttgccaagcgccGCATAAGCGtagtgagccgtggcaaaaattgAGGTCAGTGTGAGGATATGTAATGATCATTTTAAGTctcattaaattaaaagtatttaaaaaaaatacagaatgCTGTTTAGATGTAAACAGCTATAAACAGAGAATCCTGGTATGCTTTGGAGGAGATTTCCACTGATTTCTACTTATGCAAAAGAAAAAgaagtttatttattgttaagtaaaaaatatttatgaacttataaaaaatattgatgaACTAGCAAGACAAAGtagcaattaaatatttactatGTTGTTGACTCAATAAGGCACAGTCCTTGTTAATATGTTATAAGATATTATTTTCTTCCCTGCAAagccttaaccttttggacgccaatgaccgatatatccgcactgtaggttcaacgccaaagaccgattaattggtcacagaccacagagcaacatagacctacgtgcatatgcataaagtttaatttcagttttgacacttcggtgacgtggcgtcagcgtgacagcttttgtgtttgacacggcgtcgaaaaggttaaacctCCATACATTGAAACATTCACCTCAACAAGCCAGAGTAaccaaagatttcctttatagcTAATCAGTACAATATTTACCTTCATAACtcctaaaaaattacatttgaccTATCCTGCAAAACTGGTCAATTCATTTTATCATCTATTTGTTGAGTTTGTgttgtaccatagagaaaaaaatatatagattgctcactccatacatcagttttagtaccaaaaagactattagcatctagcattgagtagcggaactatcagtactgctacttgacaatagatgtagcaccgaccggaaagtcttatctcaacagcataagattttccggtcggtgctacatctattgtcaagtagcagtactgatagttccgctactcgatgctagatgtagaaaCTGAAATTAagagtctaactgatgtatggagtgagcactcttgtcttactatatttctctatggttgtacGGTTTTTGTGTTCTTCCTCAGTGGTCATTTGTGGGAGTAACATTACACACAAGTTCCACACAAAGTCAGCAGGGTTctagtttataattaaattagagTACAAGTCTGCCTTACCCAATGTCATGACATCTTGTCTCTCTCTTGCCTCCCGCTCTTTTCTTAATCTCTCCTCTTCTACTTCAGCTTCATACTCTGAAATACAGTAAACCACAGAATTCTAAACATGTAACAAATCAGTATGTATTATCAGTATATGACAAGAACTCATCTGTACTAAAGAAATAGAGGACCCCTCTCTTCCAGCAGACTCAATGTCAGGTCAGTAAAGAGAAACAAAATTcaaaatgatattattatttttttatataataaatgggcttactcatggccacaaactagccgaggcgaagacgtggcctacgatggagcgagcctgcccagaaggtgcctgttcacccttgattttaaggttgccgggttataagagctcggaaatatagacacCGGCAaagaattccattccttggcagtgcgcataagaaaacTTAAACTTGGATTTGAGTTTAGATGAAACTTCAATTGATTTTTTGTTCTTAGAGCAAGC encodes:
- the LOC134650553 gene encoding uncharacterized protein LOC134650553 isoform X3 encodes the protein MEATSSTNTVSKMPAVTSTTTEQQNNDPDQRMWNALKWYITRERQRKKQEYEAEVEEERLRKEREARERQDVMTLEETKEQIEGLEQKLKQLEKEKQQLFMQLKKVLNEDEIRKRQQQKESNENQPMKMPMGNIQIPMFPMSTSTGQGEQIQSQGRPPPLSSHMLNKQTIVRGPIQAGAKRARSPSPTYALYSQRLHQPPMKHQPVYSDHKVEDGRMGRQMRAVLWNKPSQYGGNSGSVTSGAYYAMPTSGVVVGERPPPLLYAHHAHTPHTPHTPHTHHAGLMYAAPQPQLYLDMLNNREQHPEPKKEAQGQQVVIGLSEAVHPSVSTAVVYAPAGRHLVHQPNHMQVQTSKPGSITQGYPVQSSASVQNATMYPSRHRY
- the LOC134650553 gene encoding G protein pathway suppressor 2 isoform X2 codes for the protein MEATSSTNTVSKMPAVTSTTTEQQNNDPDQRMWNALKWYITRERQRKKQEYEAEVEEERLRKEREARERQDVMTLEETKEQIEGLEQKLKQLEKEKQQLFMQLKKVLNEDEIRKRQQQKESNENQPMKMPMGNIQIPMFPMSTSTGQGEQIQSQGRPPPLSSHMLNKQTIVRGPIQAGAKRARSPSPTYALYSQRLHQPPMKHQPVYSDHKPSQYGGNSGSVTSGAYYAMPTSGVVVGERPPPLLYAHHAHTPHTPHTPHTHHAGLMYAAPQPQLYLDMLNNREQHPEPKKEAQGQQVVIGLSEAVHPSVSTAVVYAPAGRHLVHQPNHMQVQTSKPGSITQGYPVQSSASVQNATMYPSRHRY